The Bombus pascuorum chromosome 5, iyBomPasc1.1, whole genome shotgun sequence genome segment TTAATAAATATGGAAGATGAAATAAGTGATACGGACAAAACTTTTTTGGATTGGGTGAAAGAAGGACATAATGAAAAAGTACAAGAACTACTAAACAAAGAACCAAAACATGCAAATTTAATAGATTCGGAAGGTCTGTTACCTATACACTGGGCTGCAGATCGAGGTCATTTGAGAATTAtagaacaattaattaaaaaaggagcAAGTGTAAATTCACAAGATGAAGATGGACAAACACCATTGCATTATGCAGCTTCATGTGGGCATCTTGATGTTGTAAAGTATTTACTGTCTATTGGAGCTGAGTccataaaagataataatggTATGACACCTAAAGACATTGCTGATGaacatttaaaacatatattgtgattaaatattaatatatgtaatcaTCATGTAATAACTAAATTTAACAATGaatgttaataaattgaattaatgattttttcatagtattttatattatagtttaattgtttttagaaactctttatttataaacaaataaatcttCCATTAGCTTTTTTAACTATATTCACAGCCTAAGCACTTCTTAGGTAAATGCATAATTTATCAGAGACAATGTTAAAACGTTTTTACATAGTAGTACATTTTTAGGCacgaaatataaatagtattttaacattaatGGAGTACACAGAGGCTAATGTACTCactttacaaatatttctaaattaattaatgaggaaaaaatgtataacttGTAACAATCAAagatattcgataaattacatacttaaaatcattatttcaaataagatGTAAATGTTGTTGCATTAGTTATATccttattataattaatatatcagTCAAGTATGcatattactacaaaaaaaGAATGTAGAAACCAAGAAGTTAGATGATCTATACTAcactaaaaaaatttataaaatattctgccaTTTTTGTTTTGGCTTAACTAATATAAcaatgtttaatatataaatttcatctaATATAAATCCTGATTGTTTGATGGAATGGATAAAAGTATGTTTAtgatgtatttaaatattgtttttagcaactaaaaattttatcaagtagtttttcaataaaatatcatattgaaattttatatctatatcatCAAACAATCAGTTACAAATgtgaattattgaaataagaaataatcaaacaaatttataacattttcctTAATAATGTTGTTTAAAGATAGTTCGCTAAATCGTATTTTCAACATGCAGGtgatttcatataaaaaaacaaatataaaattagatttgttttttattattgcatacttgtaaaaacagaaaagaattttttatatatgaaattattacgtgttatatacaatatatttatcaatacatacattttcctttacatttaaaaaatactccATTTTCAGAAGGTacaatttgttaatatattgtaacatttttgtaaatcACAAAATAAGTATTgcattattaaacaaaaataaaacaattttgtatatgtaatacaataaaataagttttGAATAATTGGATAATGTTATTAAACAGTTTTTTATTTGAGCTAAATAActgaaaattttagaatttttggCAATATTATAAACTCTATATTATCACAGTattgttattttgtaaaacaaaTATACGCAAAGGATGcctatttatttacattaaagtcaatttatattagttcatccaaaattctttgCAACAACTTAAAGctaattcgaaaaattcatcCCTTTtctgtgtttttttttataagtaATCACCTTATTAAATGCATTACAATCTAGCATATACTCTgcaagtataaataaataacatacaaaTGTGTTATAGTTAATGCCAAATATATACCATtttgtattacataataaccaTACTGAAAGTTGTGTGCTTAAAAGGTATGTCAATCTAGAGACATTAAATGCCACgtctttttatacatttatatgttTTCATTATTCTGATAACAAGTATAAAAGTCAATaagttgcaaaaatattagagttaaatatgaaaataagatgtataactttttttaattatctttaatatatgactataaaaacttaaaaatgtttaatcttACAATTGCAAATTTAGTTCTTGTTTATTATCACTTtaaaaataccgaagaaaacatattttttcgcCTTCTgcataatttcaaaaagttaaaatgaaatttcatttaactgTGCTATCAATTTCAATGTGATTCTCGAAATTGGAACATTCATTATTTAACatcaaaaataagaaaatttacattatctTGTTAAGAGTTTCCTACAgttccatattattttataagaaatatagccttcattttttaaaaatattaatttctataaagttctcttataaatgtaataatcaCTTTTTATACAGTTGATTCTAGAGATTAGTACTTTCGTGTTCCGATTTAACACGCGCGGTGGGTGGAGGTGGTGGTGGCGGTTGTGGTCGCGGAGGTCTTTGATGAAATCTTGGAGACGCCGGAACAGGTTGTTGCGGTGATTTAACAACTACCACCGTCTCAGTCTGAGTTTGCACATCGATAATATTTCCTTCTGATCTGGTTCGCACGTGAGCTTTCGTTTGTTCCGGAGCGTTCAATTTGGCTGGCTTTTCCGGTCGTTCGCCGTACAAGGACATAGACGAAGGTCGACTACCTACACTGGGGCTTCTCTGTAAGTTCGAAGCCGCGTTGCCATTGTTGTTGCCCGAGGTGCAGAACGCATTGCCATTGCCACGCACTTGTATTATACTGACCTGTTGTTTGTCCACTGAATATACATGAGCTCTTTCCAAAGTTAAAGGCTATAGgttattaaaaaggaaaaagatattaatagctctgacaaattattatgcgattcgacatttttttcatgaaaatagCTTTTAACACGTTTATTCTTCATCTTTATTTATAGCTTACGTtattgtatttcaaaattGCAATATCCAGGCAGTGATATTTGTCGAGTCCATTGGCAGTaactacatttattttaaagaattatctTACATATACTGAATCTAAACGTGACGTTTAGAAACTCTTAATACTCACTCCTGCTTCGCTGTCTAGGTTTTCGTTACTGTGCCGTGGTTGTTGTTTAATAAGGCTCGAAGGTCGTATTAATCCGGCTGGTCGTTCTGGAATCGCCGGTTTACTGCTTCTATCAAGTGTGCTTGTACATACAGGATTATTGTCCGCCTTCTTACGTAATTCAACCGTTTCTTCTTTAAGATTaagatatatattaaacatttcgTATTATGCTtctcaataaaaaaattataaaaacatttacCCGCATTATGTACTATGTTGGTTATACTTCTTGGGGCAGCTACTGGTCTACGTCTTTCTAATGTAGCGGGAGGCGGTCTTTCGGTTGGTATTACCTTTAATTTTTGCGTagaattttctgaattttcaaGTTCCACGAGAGACTTATTGCacgatatattttccataGCGTTCCTTTCAAGAGCAATAGGagcatttaatttcttttcagcCTTTTGAGTTTCTTGATTAATCTTTTCAGTTTCTGTGTTTGCATTATGTAAATCTTCCTGTACCTCATCAACGCGTTCTGAACAATTAACTAACGAGGAATCAATAAATGCATTTACTTCAGTATTGTGTTGTTTAGTTTCTGTTTCTGTGCTTCCATCCTGTTTATCTGTACTAGTGTCATGTTTTGTAATTGATTCGGTATTTGTTTCATGCTTTTTTATGCGATTAAGAGTCCCTGAAGTTAAAGGTCTAGGTGGCTTATCAGGCGTGGGTGGTGGTTTATCATCAGGTTTCTTATCATGTTTATCCGGAGTAGTGCTACTTGGTGGTGTTGGAGCTGGTTTGTTTTTCCTACGAGCTGCTGGTTTAGGACTGCCTTGTGGAGGACTTTCTCCATGATCACTAAGACTACTGTTAGAAATGCAACGACGCATACTCGTAGTTTGATTTTCCGAACCATTTATAATACCAACTTCTAAATCGCGATCAAAATCGATTTCACCAGGAAAAAACCAATCTGCATACGTGATCAATTGATCAACTATAAGACTAGAGTTATTAGCTGTACTCATGTTCAttctgaaataataaatattacattaatagaGATTATCATATAACTTTTTCTATGATGatcaatgataaaaattatgtaaatgaataatattcttaCACCATTGTATTTGCATCCTCTTGTGGACTCCATATTAAATTGGGCGCGATTACAATCGCAATATTTTGTGGCGACATTTTGTTCACATCTTGGTTTTTAGTAAGAACAGCTAGAAATTTGATTAGGAACCgcaaattttctaaatttacaGCTGGTAACTTATGTAACACCTCCCATAGAGCCCTTAATCTTGTTTCATTCTGAGTTATTTTTGCAGCCGCCATCCATTCAGGATACAATCtttgaaataagataaaaatgacgaatataatgttataattttcttcgttatcaTTATGGacagtaaatattatttttatatttacttgtaAGTTAGGAGAGGTTCGGGTAGTTCTCGAAGATAAGATTTTAATGCACCAGCAATGACATGTGGATCTTTATACTCAAGAGCAGTTGGTAATGTAAGGCAGCATGCATCTAAACTCAATTTAATTCGCCGTGATTTTGACGCAGCGCCAGCTATTCTAAAAAGGCCCTCTTCTTCCATACCTAATCTTAGCAACGCAGATACACACAATTGAACGGGTAATGCAATTTTTCTGTTAGTTACTCTGAGATGTTCTTCCAAAGGATAACCATAAACTGGTTTCATTTCGTTATCATCTACAATTATGAAACAGGGTTacatattaaatgaaattttttggtAAATTCGTCAAACACGCTAAATGTTTCTGGTTTATAAATACGATtaaatacgtactaatatagCTTTCTAATCCAGGAATGAGCTCTTCAAGGCAATGTAGTGCACTTTCATGATAAGCTCTTTGAAGTTttacatattgtataataGTATGTGCTAATTCAGTTTCTCGTGACATAAGTTGAAACATTTCTGCAGCTAGTTGATCTCTACATTGCTCAACTTTAGTTTCTGCTTCTTCCAATTCTTCTCTTAAATTATCTACCTTTGTTGCACCTGCACCTATTGcacaatattaatttcaaaacataaacataattcttgtaatataatttaaaaatcagattaaaatttcttcttacTAGCACTATGTTTACTGGCTTGTTGATATCTTGTCCTCACACTATCCATATCTAAAGTTAGTCGAGCTAAATTTCTTTtgtgttttattatgtttGGTACATCCGTATCTAAAATATGTTGAAGAGGCATTGCAACGTATTGTTCAACTTTTGCTTCATGTTCAATTGCCTCATTTGCTAAATACATCTGTGCACGACCACACTCTGACAAAGTAAAACCCATGAGACCATCTTCAGGAGCATTTTCCAACATTGTTTGACCTAATACATATTCTGGACACTTTTTCTAAAaggatatatattttaaaaaggtaaaaagaaGCTATCatcaaaatttaaacataaatttcatcaTTATGTATTACCAATCGCTTTTCCTTCAGTGCAACATCTTGTGTCATAGCCTGATTTGGGGGATTACCAAGTCTTTTGTTTAATCCAATGAGAGCCATTCTGATTTGATCTACATGTTTATCTGCAGCTTGTAAATCATCTGTAAGCACTTCTGTTTTGCCAGCtctataaaaacaaatatttgaccTGTTAATTTTTGAACACtgacaaattcaaattaacaCAACGGTCTTTAAAGCCAATCCATTTTGAGATAGTCTGATTCATAAGCTATTTTGGTATATCATGTCCGCTTCTATTGAATCTTATGGTGTTTTgacattgttaaaaattatattgtttaaaaattatacagaaaaaCAGAGATTCTTATCTTTTGTTATGAtagatatatcaaaatatcatattattatatgctttacttaaaaatgtttaatattttatctaccCATTGTAACATTTAGAAAATGCACAATTTTCGTAgacttttaaatgaaattaaatcacAATTACCGAGAAAATGTTTGATCAGCAAGCTGTTTAACTCTGAAGAATTGTTTCTTCATGATTGATAAACACCTAACgcttattatataaataaaattacacgataATCTACTAAATTATGATCACTTATCACTTGTTAACTGTAACGACTTTCACGAGCACACATGTTTAGTATAATTAGACGACATTAAAAAAATGCagacgataaaaaaaatagagagaaTCCTTCGTATCACTCGAAAGGCAGCAATTCGTCATAATGTTTGTATAATGATCCCACACCCTCTATGAACAAATAGAATGTCCCGATCGATATATCCTTCCACAATATCGATGAGTTTCCACTCTcaaaaaagtttcaagattCACTTCTTGGatcttaaattttgtaaacgtgtcaaaatcatagaaattttaatcgcgGCATTTTATTTCCTTGTTCACCATTGGTTGTTTAATGCAACCGCGAAACCGAGCAAAGATTTTCACGTTGTTCATTATTTGACAAAACTTGGATCACGTGTCAATTTTGCTTTCCTTTTTAAACAGGcattaaatttctatcaaaagATTCGATAACGGGACAACCAACAAGTTTTTACTGTTCTCGGTCGGCCATTCTTGTTTCTCACTGTGATACAGATTTCGTTTAGAACGAGAAATCGTTTTAACCGCGCGAGatttgaaacataaaattcgCGAAACGCGTTAAGTAATCGTAACGATGTGACCTACAGCaactcacgaaagtattttaacatttattataaaataattttatgtatttattgtgtctattatatataaattgcggatttttatgcaaatttatatttttatggataCAACTAAAGCAATAAAACTAAAGTAGAATTTCGTTCTacctattaaaaattataacgatattattttattacgtttttgTATATTGTATGCACTCTgtgcattttatataaaacaatttgaaattttattagtgcTGTAATGACATACGactatcatgattatattgttcaaatttatcaaagaaattcTATTACCATAGATTACCTAACTAGGTTTTAGGAATATATGTTTGAAGTTTTAAATTGAAGGTTTATTTGTAAGCTTAAGGTATAAAACAAGCAATGATTCTATCCAAAAATCATAATATGTagatggaaaaaataaaataaactattgcttaaatttataacttatttagttacaagatatttattgcaaacatatatttagtaaaaactTAGTATGCAGCATAAATAGCTATCTTAACcatagaataaatattaaatatgatcCCACTGAATATCaagatttattaatgaatacttttgtgatctctgcaaaatataagaaataaatatatatgtatattttcaaacttgttcgtataaattacattttaatacaaaacctttttcataaaaagtttttatagATGTTCGAATTAATGatactgaaataaaataaatattagcaaaattgtatataagttttgatatatttttcgtacTACGAAATGTTTTTCAAAAAAGCGTTATTATACAATACAAGCGTTAAATAAGTATAGCAATCATAACCTATTCGTAGTGTGTAAGGtatcgatatatcgatattCATTGTAACGTATCATGTAATCGATAACTATTCAACCATATTTTGACGATGACTTCAAATCATGTCAATTGAGAAAGGGAAGAAGGGAATTATGTATTGTTAGTTGTCACACGTTGGCCTTTATTTCTCAACTAATCGTGACCATCTGTTGACTCTTAACACACAATATCGGTTAACGACACTTGAAGTGTTCGCGCGGAAGATTTGTCTCGActttttctcattcttttcctctatttttggtaaattttattcaaagtgAACATCATGACAATAGATAGAGGCTTTTTAAATGTGTTGATACTGAGTTGGGGATTTATGCTGGTATTTACCGCGTTTCAGACAATGGGAAATATCGAGGtaagtttgaaaataagatcatcacaatattttaatgttgatctgaattttttaatctttctttattacatatatttcgcatttttgtacaaaatatacatatacattttattttatataaatcacTATCCAATGTGGTTTGTATAGATAACGTTTGATAcaacatatacataaattcaataaattttgtatatgcATGAgttatatttagttttatcaCAGAGGAAATACTTCTCCCTCTGGTTTCATAATTATCCATTCGTTatacgaaaaatttaaaatgtaattagcgaataaactgaaaatgaataaaatttttaatattttgcggAAATATTGTCAATATGTAGCTGaacataaattaatgttaaaataagGTTTAATGGAACCATTTAAATGGACAATGTATGAAACTGTTTGTCTTTCTCAACTACGTAAGGTTAGCATATgtcaaatttaaaagaaactttcaTTATTCTTATAGctttgttatacgttataataataaataatattgtaagtTGAACATTTagttacaatatttatcataatcaATTGAAATTACCTTAAacactttatttaaatattttttattgtatgcTTAAAACATATTGTGTTCATTATTACGCATGGTTTAAGTTGTGGAGCCATTATTTTAAgtgaaagttatttaatattaagtactgcaaatgtaataattttggaatcattaaaaatcaataattaaattgtccATTAgtattttccttctttaacTATACAATACTTTAactatatatttacttatatactattatgttaagaaatatagcacgttttttatgtattccaTACCTATAATGGTTCTTTGTTGAAGTTTTAAAATCAcatgattattatattaacatatttaacAATACACTTAATAATTTGGAAACATAAATTagtgataaatataataatattaattataatgttaTCTAATATAGattaactataataataatataattatatatattgttgttGTATGATTAACAGATAGCAtttcttatcatttttatatgcgCAGTACTTTTTACGTAAGAATATGTAAGATGTTTTTCACAATAATGTAATTCGTTAAAGTGATTCATTTATGTTTCATTAGAATAAAAGCATGGATCATTAGTATCATAGCATTCATTTAAGCAAATATAAACAtgtgattttgaaattttatacatacaatgttaaaaaaaatgttttccacGAAAGAGTCAGTTGTTTATATAGGAGAAACTTAACGGAATATCCAGattcattatttctttttaatttttatctacaaAGATTCCAATATCAATGTAATTTCTGTAAATGGAATTGTacacatatttttatcatttaaggATGTTTATAACAAGCatatttaaatgataatttcTCGAGTATCGTTATAAAAGATTAGCGACAAATTTCACATTCTGTTAGCATCTATTAGATAAAACGAATGAGCCGCGAGAAGAGAAACAATTAAGTCGAACCGTGTCGGTCTGGTTTGAATccaaatgtaaaattattattctttattatattcttaatatGCGATAagcataatattaattttagctGAAATTTAAGCTGATAATATCACTATCAGCCATTTATCGGATCTAAGATAAAAGTAGGAATTTTTgtgattattttctataagtATGCATGGTGCGTAAAAATTGTagattaaagtattattttcttttaacaataacatataatttcataacttTAATGGTCGTCATTGCAATTGttgtaacgatataataaaaatgttattaatactctgtattaaagtataaagtaaAAGCCACAATATGACATATATGTcgataagataatattatttctttcatctttatAAAGACgtacatataatgttataaatacagaatacaaatacataatatattgaatatgGCACATCGATATGTACATATCGTATAGAACGTGTTTAATGAATGATTCAATGCACAGCAAGAAAGAGATATCATTTAATTGTCAAGCCCTGATAACTCCTATCAATTTTATCCCGCAATGAAGATGAAAGCAAGAAAGCTGTGATCTAGTTTGCAATGAGTATAAAATCGAACAGATAATGACTGtacaaataaaagtatttattgaaataaggTCGGTATGTAATCGAAATATCTACctcgtaaaaataatatttttaaattgggATCATCGTGAAGTTCTGTATGTTTGTTTCTACATTTATGTATAGAAATATCAATGACGATATTGGTATCTGTAATCAAATTTGTTAGTATAACAAcagattgtaaaaatttacaataattgaaattaatttgtttttagaaTACAttcttgcaatatttttttattataacttattatgcctattttgaaattaatattaaaaatgtactattaataaattattagtgcattttatattttttaaaatcactCGATCgtcattatataaattattctaaagaTGGCATTTATTAACGTACGAAATCATGTTGACCTGTTTTATAAACAGTGAGCTAAAGACCTATGTAGTAAGCAACGAAAGGATATTGGTGATTAGTTAAAGTTAAGTAATCATTGATTACTTGACTTAACACTCTACTTTGTTAGTTAATCCATAGTTCCTGGTATTACATGACGCGCTAAATTGATTTTCAACGCAACAAAGTTTATCTCTTTCTAAGCTATATTTTATACCGCATAAAAATAAACCTTTCACTTTTATTGAAAGAACGAGATTAAAACGTCTCGGTCTAGAATTACATGTTACATTCCGATCATGGGCATCggtatatctatatatacttTGTTCATCGTTGCTGAAATGCAAaaactttcaaatattaatgCGATCCATGCAAATGaccaattatttctttcacgttagaataaaaaaagatatcaatcatttataatagtcattcgtaattaaaatcattCAGGCTAATATGTATTCTTATTCCACAGTTTTTTAAAATCGGATTGTAACAATCATGGTCCTTATAGTTCTACTCAAAATAACCTATAGACCATGTTGTAACTAAAGATGtcgaagtatttaaaaaatgacaaaGATAACGAAAGTCCAacttattaaaaacataaacatgttatattctattatattaggCTTATTTTCTGTGCAGAAAACAGTGCTGCAAAGTATTAACGAGGATGATCCGAATTTCACCGGCGAGGCCTACACTAGCTTAGCGATAATCTATGCCGTGTTCGCCACGTGCAATTGGTTAGCGCCGTCGTACATTTCGATGACAGGGCCGAGGATCGCTATATTGACCGGCGCTTGTTGCTACGTCCTTTTCATAGGATCTTTCCTCTGGCCTCAAAACGTTCTGCTCTATGCTGCTTCCTGTATCCTAGGTCTGGGAGCTGCTTTGATATGGACTGGACACGGACAATACCTAACGGAAAACAGCGACTCGGACACAATGTCCAGAAACGCTGGTATATTCTGGGCGATTTTTCAGTGCTCCATGTTTGCTGGCAACCTTTTCGTCTACTTCATGTTTACCGATTCTAAGATCAATGCGACGACTAGGAGACTCGTTTTCGGTGTGCTCACCGGATTAGCTATTCTCGGCACGTGTTTACTGGCTACCTTGAGAAGGATATCGAATAGCCTAGTTTTAGGCGAAGCAGAAGGTGTCTCCAGCGCTGACAAAGAACTTCGCATACCAGAACCTGCAAGGAAGAAACCGTTGTTGGCTGCCTGGCATGCTTTAACCGATGCGATCGatctttttattacaaaaaagaTACTTCTGCTATCTTCCATGTTTGTGTATACTGGACTGGTGTTGACGTTTTATTCGGGCGTCTACTCGTCCAGTATCGGATTCACCAAAGCAATGGGTGATTCGCGTAAGAGTCTGATTGGTCTTTCTGGAATTTTCATTGGAATCGGAGAAGTGGTTGGCGGAGCTCTCTTTGGCATCTTTGGCTCGAAGGTATCTCGTATCTGTGGCGTGTGGTCGGTGGTGCTTACCGGGTTCTGCGCACATTTATTCGCTttcgtttccattttcttGAATCTACCGAACGACTCGCCATTCGCAGATACCGATAGCATAGGATATATCACTCCCTCGCCAGTTTTGGCAATGGCTGGAAGTCTCGCTCTGGGTTTTGGAGATGCCTGTTTCAATACCCAGGTCTATTCGTTATTAGGCATATTATTTCCACAACGAAGTGCACCAGCTTTCGCACTGTTTAAATTTTGCCAATCGGTCGCGGCTGCGGTAAGTTTCGCTTACAGTAATGTCGTTTATCTCCATGTACAGCTCCTAATCTTAACGATAACGATCGTTATTGGTACTACTACTTTCTGTTTCGTTGAGTATAGCACaagaagggaaagagagagtaGTCAATCGGAGAGCGACGTGTCGAGCGAGTAACCTATTTAAGGACCAACGTTGCGTTAACGtaacatttcatttataatcttatcatgatttaattaattaattcgcattatctaattttatcgaatttacattatgattatgaaattctaaaaatttattggGTGTTTTTATCTTTAGCATTTCTTCTTTCGcctaaatttaataatattgccaattttaaaaaaagttgaACTTCTGAACATTATAGAACTTGTTTGATGTACCTTTTCTCTAATAATGTTGCGTTTACGCAACTTTTACACGTTATCTCATTGTTTGGTTCTGAATGGATTAcaaatagagaaaaaataGAACGATGGAAGCTTAAAAAATGCTCAAgcaaatgaatttattttattgttatgaGAAGAGTGGTAAcaatgatatattattttataaaaatagatagtTAAGACTAaagattttgttatatatatatatacgcatacatatgtattagaTTGGAGCGTATGAATGTCGTTTTTTTCAAGTTTGAATTTCGCGCGCTAATACCACGCATTCAATTCTGTCCCATTATTAGTTATCAACCACGTTAAAgaaggaatttattatataagtcAGGAGTATTCAATGTAAAGATTTTCTtgcgaaatttaaatttggaaaaagTAGTGGTGTTGGAAGCATAAAGATTTCTGGAAATCTAAATATAGAATTTGGGGGAAGACTAAAGATTTTTCCAATTCCACGtaagcaattttttaatgcgtaaattatttcaaaggaATTTATAAACCGAGGAAATTATATCAGCTCTATTTGTAGACTTTTTGAATTCTATAATTGACTAATTCCAAAATTGTTATGAATCAGAAGTAATGACAAAAATTAGTTAGTTTTCAAAAAGCATATCAAACGATATTGAAATTACTATGATCAAATACGATACATATGAAGAAACTACGTACAACTAAAGCTTTATTGTATGAAACGGCATTTAATATGCATTGATCCAACGTTAACAATTTTTGCTGCTACTGACGCAACATTGCGTCGCTTTAactacatatttaaataacgcTGTTCATTTAACtgttg includes the following:
- the LOC132907345 gene encoding rho GTPase-activating protein 44-like isoform X1 — translated: MKKQFFRVKQLADQTFSRAGKTEVLTDDLQAADKHVDQIRMALIGLNKRLGNPPNQAMTQDVALKEKRLKKCPEYVLGQTMLENAPEDGLMGFTLSECGRAQMYLANEAIEHEAKVEQYVAMPLQHILDTDVPNIIKHKRNLARLTLDMDSVRTRYQQASKHSASAGATKVDNLREELEEAETKVEQCRDQLAAEMFQLMSRETELAHTIIQYVKLQRAYHESALHCLEELIPGLESYINDNEMKPVYGYPLEEHLRVTNRKIALPVQLCVSALLRLGMEEEGLFRIAGAASKSRRIKLSLDACCLTLPTALEYKDPHVIAGALKSYLRELPEPLLTYKLYPEWMAAAKITQNETRLRALWEVLHKLPAVNLENLRFLIKFLAVLTKNQDVNKMSPQNIAIVIAPNLIWSPQEDANTMVMNMSTANNSSLIVDQLITYADWFFPGEIDFDRDLEVGIINGSENQTTSMRRCISNSSLSDHGESPPQGSPKPAARRKNKPAPTPPSSTTPDKHDKKPDDKPPPTPDKPPRPLTSGTLNRIKKHETNTESITKHDTSTDKQDGSTETETKQHNTEVNAFIDSSLVNCSERVDEVQEDLHNANTETEKINQETQKAEKKLNAPIALERNAMENISCNKSLVELENSENSTQKLKVIPTERPPPATLERRRPVAAPRSITNIVHNAEETVELRKKADNNPVCTSTLDRSSKPAIPERPAGLIRPSSLIKQQPRHSNENLDSEAGPLTLERAHVYSVDKQQVSIIQVRGNGNAFCTSGNNNGNAASNLQRSPSVGSRPSSMSLYGERPEKPAKLNAPEQTKAHVRTRSEGNIIDVQTQTETVVVVKSPQQPVPASPRFHQRPPRPQPPPPPPPTARVKSEHESTNL
- the LOC132907345 gene encoding rho GTPase-activating protein 44-like isoform X3, whose product is MKKQFFRVKQLADQTFSRAGKTEVLTDDLQAADKHVDQIRMALIGLNKRLGNPPNQAMTQDVALKEKRLKKCPEYVLGQTMLENAPEDGLMGFTLSECGRAQMYLANEAIEHEAKVEQYVAMPLQHILDTDVPNIIKHKRNLARLTLDMDSVRTRYQQASKHSASAGATKVDNLREELEEAETKVEQCRDQLAAEMFQLMSRETELAHTIIQYVKLQRAYHESALHCLEELIPGLESYINDNEMKPVYGYPLEEHLRVTNRKIALPVQLCVSALLRLGMEEEGLFRIAGAASKSRRIKLSLDACCLTLPTALEYKDPHVIAGALKSYLRELPEPLLTYKLYPEWMAAAKITQNETRLRALWEVLHKLPAVNLENLRFLIKFLAVLTKNQDVNKMSPQNIAIVIAPNLIWSPQEDANTMVMNMSTANNSSLIVDQLITYADWFFPGEIDFDRDLEVGIINGSENQTTSMRRCISNSSLSDHGESPPQGSPKPAARRKNKPAPTPPSSTTPDKHDKKPDDKPPPTPDKPPRPLTSGTLNRIKKHETNTESITKHDTSTDKQDGSTETETKQHNTEVNAFIDSSLVNCSERVDEVQEDLHNANTETEKINQETQKAEKKLNAPIALERNAMENISCNKSLVELENSENSTQKLKVIPTERPPPATLERRRPVAAPRSITNIVHNAEETVELRKKADNNPVCTSTLDRSSKPAIPERPAGLIRPSSLIKQQPRHSNENLDSEAGPLTLERAHVYSVDKQQRSPSVGSRPSSMSLYGERPEKPAKLNAPEQTKAHVRTRSEGNIIDVQTQTETVVVVKSPQQPVPASPRFHQRPPRPQPPPPPPPTARVKSEHESTNL